TCGTCAGACCCATTAATTTGATATCTGGGGACTCCATATGATATGTACTATCCATATATACTGGTATTAGTCAACAGTTACCACTAATAAGCAAAATACAAATGTCTGAAAGCTTGCATGATTTCTATAATAATTCTTGACAGAGTGAGCAGTGACAGACATGGAGAAAATGAAATACCTCACAGAGCCACCTTTGCATCAAAGTCGAGGTGTCACTCACACAATTATATCACTCACCCCTGTCAGGACTCTGTCTTGGCAGGTAGATGTGATACAGATTTTACATTTTAGGAAGGGGATTAGTGATGGCAGCCTTCCATTCAAATGGGCTGATTAGTGGAGGACTTGTAAACATGACACAATCATGTAAATACAATATCTTTAAATTTCAGTCACACAGAAAAATGCCAATTTTATCCCACAATTTCCATGAGATACATTATGCTCTCCTCACCAATCAGAGTTGCCTAGCATCAACTAAAACCATTATAAATGCACACTAGTCATCATCAATTCTAAATGTAATGGATATCAAGATGTAGACCTATAGAGGAAATTTACCTTTTCCATTGCATCTTATCTAAAATTTCTTCAACAGGTGATTGAGACTGAGATAAAGCCCCATGTCAAGGAATGGGATAAAGCTGGCCAGTGGCCAGCTGTGATATAGATActgaccttatatatatattttttgatatggTTAACTTGAAATGATACACTCCCACAGTCTTATTTTTCAAGGTTGTAGCAGAAAAGTTCTCATTAATATAGTTAGTTTTATATCcagcttttccttcttttaagccTTTATTGTGAAAGTTAGCTCACCAAATATGCAGTTAGCCCCTGTGGATTTGCCTCTGCAAAGTTTTTAGTTTGGGTGTAATTTGAAACGGATGACATGGAACAATAACGTGTGTGCAGTGTTAATTGATTCAGGTCTACTGTAAAGAAGCTCCATAATCATGTATTTTTCACAATTTAGCAAATGCAGATGCTACAAACGAAAGCATCATATTGggaaaacatcatatatatatatatatatatatatatatatatatatatatatatatatatatatatatatatatatatatatacacatatatatatatatatatatatatatatatatatatatatatatatatatatatatatatatttatatacatatacatatacatatacatatacatatacatatacatatacatatacatatacatatacatatacatatatatatatatatatatatatatatatatatatatatatatatatatatatatatatatatatatatatatatacacacacatatatactatgtataatatatatgaatatgtatatgtatgtgtatgtatgtgcatgtgtatgtgtatgtgtgtatctatatatatctatgcataagcatatgcatatgtgtttgtatgtacgtatgtgtatgtgtatttggatatttatatttatatgtgtatgtgtgtgtgtgcgtgtgcatttgtgtgtgtgtgtgtatgtgtgtttgtgtgtgtgtgtgtgtgaattgtgaaGGTTTTATGGTGTGAGATGATTGATTTGCTTCGCAAAACATTAGCATACTATTAAATTTTTTCTTGGTTAGCAAAGTAATATTTTCTCTATAAACAGATTTGGCTGTGATGAATTGAAAAGAGAATTCCTTGCTCCCAGTATCACGAGCGATGTTGTGTCATATCTTGGAGTTAGTGACCCCGGGGCAGGTTCTGACGTTGCGTATATCCAGACAACAGCCTGTCACCATGGGGATGACCTGATCATAAATTGGCAGAAATTATGGATTACTAATTCATGGTAGGCTGACTGGATCTGCCTTCTGGTCAACACCTCAGCTGGACCATCACATCGTAACAAGTTGCTGGTGTGTTTCGCCATGAACACCTCAGGTAATTTTTCTTAGATGGATTAGATCTAGAACTTGTCATGTTACTTAAGTTGATGTATGTTAAAAAGGGGACATCAAAGTGATACTAGAAAACCTGGTTTGGGGatagtaagctatatatataCTTCCTACTCTACTGGGTGGCTTCTCCCCCCTACCCAATCCTCCATCAAGTTTCCCCTCAAAACCATCACACCCACCACCTCATCCCTTGGCCccgtctccctctaccctcttttcttccttcacccaGGGGCTGAGCTACCTGCgatgttatttgtttttctttttgtattttatatatatatatatatatatatatatatatatatatatatatatatatatatatatatacatatacatatacatatatacatatatacatacatttgtattttaCATATCAGAAGATGCACTCTTTCTGGTTTGCAAAATCAAGCTCTGCAAATATGAAAAAACAAATTTACTGTACAGAAACATTGAAAAATCAGGGTTATTTGTGGTGGCTGGGAGCTTATTGGGCCTCTTAATGATCATCACAGGATACACTTTTCCTTTTGTAGGGGTCAAGCTCACCAGAAAGATAGACAAGTTGGGAATGCGATGCTCTGACACAGACCACATATTCTTTGATGATGTACGAGTCCCTGACAAGAATATCATTGGAGAAGAAAGGATGGGGTTCATTTATCAAATGATGCAGGTATGTATGAAAACTCTCATATTACAATGGTTCTGAACCAGGTTTTCTCAGTAACACAGTATGTGGGTTAATATTTGTGAAgttaagagaaaggaaggaaagtaaaataataatgtagttatgataataataagtttaaGCAATAGTAACTGTTCTCACTaatatttctgtctctatatctagtTTCAGGAGGAGTGCCTTTGTCTAGCCTTACTTACTCTTGAACCCTTGGAGATGTGTATTAATGAAACCATTCAGTACACAAAGAATAGGATAGCCTTTGGTCAGCCCCTTCTCAAGAACCAATATATTCACTTCCGTCTTGCTGAACTGGAAACAGAGTTAGAGTCACTGAGATCTCTCTTATACAGGGCTGTAGGTCAGTATGTTTTAGAACCAGTGTATTAAAATGGGAATTTGTGTTAAAACAGTAAATGTCAGAGCACACAATCAAAGAGTTAAAATAACCataatgtttgttattttttaagcCTGTTTTGTAGTTCATAATTTGTACCTACAATTTATGCTAGAAGATTTAGCACTTCTTTCCCATCAGCTTATTCCATAAATTTACTCAAATTTGTCCATGCCTTTAGGAAGGCAAAGATTTTCAATCTGACATCCAGGGAATATAGTAAGGTCCGATATGCAAAGGAAGGTTGAACATAGTAGTGTCCAACAACAGGAACAGTGATGAACTTTTAGCTAGATGGTGCAAATCCCCTTTTGAATATGGAGAGTCTCATTTGCTGAGTTGAGCTCTGTGCATTACTCTTTTCAGACTTTGATGATTAGAGATCTGATACGTCTGTAGGTATATAGTATACTGACTAGTATGTAGGTAAAGGTTTGTAAAATTCTTCTGATACGGCAGTGGATGATATATTTGGCTACAAGCAATGACAACAGGATGAAAActtcatgtatgcatattttttctaaaagaaaaaaattcttctGATACAGCAGTGGATGATATATTTGGCTACAAGAAATGACAACAGGATGAAAActtcatgtatgcatattttttctcaaagaaaaaaatgaaataataaaaaaatgaatttattctcctttttttttcatttatagatCTCTATGCAGCTGGACACAATGTAACAAAGCTTGCATCCATGTGCAAATTGAAGTCAGGTCGTTTGGCCTGTGAAGTAACCGATTCGTGCCTACAGTTTTGGGGTGGAATGGGCTTCACCAATGAGGTGGGGCCCTTTGATTAATGTTGGATAAAAGTTTTTATGTAATGCTGAAACTATACAGTAAATCAGGGTTATTTTTTAGGCATCATATATAAACCATATGACTTGATTCTaattgtgattctctctctctctttctctctgtattcctattgttttatttttttataatcaataaATCTATAATTTGAATGCTGTTAGTTTTCATGTAAAGTTTCCTAGTTTTCTTGCTAATGTGTCGATCTTTCTTTGAATAGGTACTGGTGAGCCAGCTATACAGAGACTTGCGTTTGTATTCCAATGGAGGGGGCGCAGATGAGATTATGTTGACAGTTATCAGCAAATATATGGGAATTCTTCCACAGCAGTCAAAAATGAACTGGAGAAAGAGTGCGAGGCTTAATTTAAATAACtgtatatctgtcaatatatttgtatgcatatttttattaACAATTAAAGATTACAAAGTTTGCTACAGTTAATTTTTTTATCCACCAGAACCTTCAGGTAGAGATGTCTTTTAATCCAATCTTGTGATATATCAATGGAGAAATCATGTAGTGTTTgtaagtatacacatatttactttAGGTTCAATTGCATTATAATCTAGGATATATTTACCTAAAAGAAACTGTTTAGAGTTTATATTtggctcacacacatatgtatatatatatatatatatatatatatatatatatatatatatatatatatatatatatatatatatatatatatatatatatatataaatatatacattcatatatatatatatacatatatatctttgtgtatatatatatatatacatatatatatatatatatatatatatatatataatatatatatatatatatataatatatatatatatatatatatatatatatatatatatatatatatatatatatatagagagagagagagagagagagagagagagagagagagagagagagagagagagagagagagagagagagagagatatgtgtgtgtatacatatatatctttttctatatctttctatttatctctctctctctctctctctctctctctctctctctctctctctctctctctctctctctctctctctatatatatatatatatatatatatatatatatatatatatatatataaacacacagacacacacacacacacacacacacacacacacacacacacacacacacacacacagacacacacacacacacacacacatacacacacgcacacacactcacacacacacacatatatatatatatatatatatatatatctatatatatatatatatatatgaatatatatatatatatatatatataactaaataaataaatgaacacacacacatacagacacctacatgtacacacacacacacacacactcacacacacacacacacacatatatatatatatatatatatatatatatatatatataaataaataaataaatgaacacacacacatacagacacctacatgtacacacacgcacacactcacccacacgcacacacacagatacacacatacacacacatacacacacacacacacacacacacacacacacacacacacacacacacacacacacacacacacacacacacacacacacacacacactcacacacacacatatatatatatatatatatatatatatatatatatatatatatatatatatatatatatatatgtgtgtgtgtatatatatttatatgtgagtatatataaataaataaataaatgaacacacacacatacagacacctacatgtacacacacgcacacacgcacacacacacacacacacacacagatacacacatacacacacatacacacacacacacacacacacacacacacacacacacacacacacacacacacacacacacacacacacacacacacacacacacacacacacacacacacacacactcacacacacacatatatatatatatatatatatatatatatatatatatatatatatatatatatatatatatatatatatgtgtgtgtgtatatatatatatatgtgtgtgtgtgtgtgtgtgtgtgtgtgtgtgtgtgtgtgtgtgtgtgtgcgtttgtttgtgtgtgtgtgtgtgtgtgtgtgtgtgtgtgtgtgtgtgtgtgtgtatgtgtgtgtatgtgtgtatctgtgtgtgtgtgtgtgtgtgtgtgcgtgtgtgcgtgtgtgtacatgtaggtgtctgtatgtgtgtgtgttcatttatttatttatttatatatactcacatgcgtacattatcattatgtgtgCAAAGCATGTGGTGGAAACATTTGCAAAGTTTTTTTTCCATACTGGTAGGAGTAAAAagtgagagagtggaggaaggggagagggcaaggagggaggtggacgaagagggagagagggagaggtagatagaaacagagatacactaacagaaaaatatatggtgatagggagagcaggaaggaagaataggaaaagagaaagggaaaaaaggaggagagagagagagagagagagagagagagagagagagagagagagagagagagagagagagagagagagagagagagagagagagagagcacataccAAGAACTAACAAGACACCCACTCATTGAGTTCCACtattcattaatgataatgatattcttggTCTTATGTAGTATGATGCATCTGTGCATCCAAACAGAGTCCATACATTGGGATTTTGTTATTGGTAATAATGCAtcataatagtgtgtgtgtgtgtgtgtgtgtgtgtgtgtgtgtgtgtgtgtgtgtgtgtgtgtgtgtgtgtgtgtgtgtgtgtgtgtgtgtgcgtgtgtgtgtgtgtgtgtgtgtgtgtgtgtgtgtgtgtgtgtgtgtgtgtgtgtgtgtgtgtgtgtgtgtgtgtgtgtatgtgtgtgtgtgtgtgtgtgtgtgtgtgtgtgtgtgtgtgtgtgtgtgtgtgtgtgtgtgtgtgtgtgtgtgtgtgtgtatgtgcgtgtgcgtgtgcgtgcatgtgtgtggtttCTTCAAATATCTGTAAGCGCATATGCTTTGTATATTCAATTCTTGATAATGGGCGTAAGTGCGGGTCACATAATCATTATATGAATCACTATGAACGGAGACACGGAACAACCCACACTTCAAGAAATGGTGCAACCAAAACCTTTTTCATACAAAGACATTCTTACCCATGAGTCATAAGAATTCGTCACACAGGGTTAGGCATGGCAAGCTCCACCGCCGTCAGAGATAGCGATTCTTCAAGAAATAATTAAGAGCTTTAATGAGGATCCGTACTACACGCGGTGCTGAGACCACGACCGAGGGTATAAAGCTGTATGCTAAAAATAACCATTACAAAAAGGGCGGCAGCGGAGGTGAATACTTCGATTCAGCACTTTATTCTTACCCCCCCAGACTTCACAGAATCATTCCGGGAACATTGACAGTGATGTGTATTGATCTGGGGCGGCAGGTGAGCGCAGACTTACTCAGGGCCGGTGACCGTGAGGTTTCTTTTACCTGGAGCCGCGTCCGGAAGGTTTCACTCTTGGCTACGCGTCTTTGGagttgtttgttttattcctattcctcttgcGGTTCAGAAGGCGTTGGTGTTATTTTTcgtttggaagaggaagaggatgatggcgATTCGTTATTCAATGGTGATCTTCCGGGTTTAGTGTTAAAGGTGGATGGATACACGATGTTTTTGCTACCGGGGATGAATTCGAATGCATAAATCATCAGAAAGGTGAATAAAAATAGCATTTTATCCCAAGTTGACTATGAAAACAAAGATGTTACGGGGGTTCATTTGATTGGTCATATATTTCAGGCAACCATTCAGTTACTTTGCAGAGATGAAGGAGTGTGTACCAACAGATGCTATTATCGAACTTTTCATGAAGGTATAATGAGAAGGACATCAATGCGATATTCATTATAAAGAGACCATTGGCCAATATCATCACACACTATTGGATGAGGTAATAAAGACATATATGATTAGATATTCGTTATTTGTCCTAGGTTATGTGTCCCTGTATAGAGACACGAGAATGTTTTAGGTAGATAAAGCTTAGATGAGAATAGAATGACAACCCTCAACAGCCTCGTCCTCCCACATGTCATCaaaccctttcctcccttctatctctgcctgtctgtttgtctttatgtctccccccccccctctctctctctctctctctctctctctctctctctctcggtctctctctctctctctctctctctctctctctctctctcttctctctctctatctatctttcgctcgctctctctctctttcgctctctcgctctctctctctctctctctctctctctctctctctctctctctctctcctctctctctctctctctctctctctctctcttctctctctctctctctctttcgctctctttctctctttcgctctctcgctctctctctctctctctctctctctctctctctctctctctctctctctctctctctctcttctctctctctctctctctctctctctctctcgctctctctctctctctcgctctctcgctcctcgctctctctcgctcttctctctctctctctctctctctccctcctctctctctctctctctctctctctctctctctctctctctctctctctttctctctctccctccctctctctctctctctctctctcttctctctctctctctctctctctctctctctctctctctctctctctctctctctctctctctctctctctctctctctctccctccctccctccctccctccctccccctctctacacatatgtccctctccctccctcccctctattagttcccttatccttatctctcccctccgaggttatctttcccctccccccccctctctctctctctctctctctctctcgcctttctctttctctttctctttctctttctctttctctttctctctctctctctctctctctctctctctctcttctctctctctctctctctctctctccctcccctctccctctccctctccctctctctctctctctctctctctctctctctctctctcctctctctctctctctctctctctctctctctctcttactcactcactcattcattctcttctctctcatctcacctctctcaactctctctcttctctctctctctctctctctctctctctctctctctctctctctctctctctctctctctctctcactcactcagtcactcactcactcactcactcactcactcactcactcactcactcactcactcactcactcactctctctctgtctctctctctctctctctctctctctctctctctctctcctctctctctctctccctctctctctctctctctctctctctctctctctctctctctctctctctctctctctctctctctctctctctctctctctctctctcttatcccttcatCTCAGGATAGTGAAGAGTGCGGGTAATATGATATTCATGGAAAGATGAGGGTAGTTTTCAGGGGCGTGTCAGAGGGTGAGTGGGCGGTCCATATGGCTTGCAAAGTGTGCGATGCATGATTTGCACAAAGCCCACTTGAGGGTGTAGGTGGGAGCTCATCTGGCgagggaatgggtgggagggtgCATGTGGGTTGATATCTGGCTCAGTAGGGTCGGAGGCAGGCTGATATCCATTCGAAGGCGTGGGTGGGTAGCTTGACATCCATCCGAGCAGAGGGGTGGGCTGATATCCACCCGGGCGAAAGCGTGGGCGGGTGGCTTACATCAACCTgagcgagggcgagggtgagCCGACATCCACTCAAGCAAGGGTGGAT
This genomic stretch from Penaeus vannamei isolate JL-2024 chromosome 28, ASM4276789v1, whole genome shotgun sequence harbors:
- the LOC138867046 gene encoding probable acyl-CoA dehydrogenase 6; the encoded protein is MNTSGVKLTRKIDKLGMRCSDTDHIFFDDVRVPDKNIIGEERMGFIYQMMQFQEECLCLALLTLEPLEMCINETIQYTKNRIAFGQPLLKNQYIHFRLAELETELESLRSLLYRAVDLYAAGHNVTKLASMCKLKSGRLACEVTDSCLQFWGGMGFTNEVLVSQLYRDLRLYSNGGGADEIMLTVISKYMGILPQQSKMNWRKSARLNLNNCISVNIFVCIFLLTIKDYKVCYS